DNA sequence from the Deltaproteobacteria bacterium genome:
TCCTCGTGACGGCCCAGCTCAAAATAGGTTGCGGCAAGTTCCAGGCGGACTCTGTGCAACTGGGGATCAATTACGAGCATCTTTTTAAATTTTTCGACGGCTGTTCGGATCTGCCCGGATTTCATGGCGCTCGTACCAATCCACCACATGACGTCCATCGTTTCCACCTTAGAAGCGATTTCATTAAAGATCGGAAGGCCTGGCCAAACTTGCCGTCATAATACAGCGTCAAAGCCTCGGCGAGCTTAGTATCCAGGGTTTCTATTTCTGCGGGCGTCATCCATTGAAGTATTGCGTCAGCTTCTTTATTTCCCTGCTTGAATTCGGTATCGCCGGTTGATTCAGCCGCTCTCTGTGCTAAAAAAAGCACTTTAGAGGATTGAGAATAGGCGGGCGAACTAACAAAAAGACTGAAAATGAGATAAAGGACAATTACCCAGCAGAGCCGATACCTGATAAGCATTAACATCGTTATTATCCTTTCAGCTCAGCAAACGGTATTTCAAAGGGGTTCTTTAAGTGAATATTCCAGAATAATCTTTGCCGTGGGAAGGTCAGTATTGTCTGTATCTATACAATTTATTCCAATGCTCGTCAAAGGAAATTTCATTTTTTTGCTACAGAAGAAGTGATGTCGATCATTTGTATTCAAGGACATTGAGAATCAGGGAGTTGGAAATGGCTCCCTCCCGCAGAATCACCGGTGGATTGGCGGTTGTGTCGACGATCGTTGATCCTTTTCCTCCGGGGGCCCGTCCACCGTCGATAACGGCATCGATTCGATCTCCTATGAATTCAATAATTTCATGAGTTGAAGTGCATTCACCTGCCCCGGAAGGGTTGGCGCTGGTTGCCGTAACGGGGTGACGAAGGGCTTTTGCCAGAGCGGTTGCGATAGGGTGGCTGGAGATGCGAATGCCGATTTTACCGGTCCCTGCCGTTATGCGGGGAGAAACGTTTTGGGAAGCCGTAAATACGAGGGTAAGCGCCCCCGGCCAGAATTTGTCCATAAGGAGGAGAGCACATTGCGGGATCTCCTGGACAAGGTCTTTTAAATCACCAAGGTCTCCAATCATAACGGAAAGGGGATTCTTTATATTTCTTCCCTTGATTAGGAAGATTTTTTCAATTGCATTTTCGTTTCGGCAGTCGGCGCCGAGTCCATAAAAGGTTTCTGTCGGATAAGCAACGACTCCTCCGCCCTCGAGAATATTTACCGCTTCAGCAATGAGGGATATGTCAGGATTTTGGGGATTGATTTTCAGGATTTTCGGCATGATGTGATGTTTTCCTGTTTTTTTTCAATCTCCCTGGCCATATTTTGAATAAATAAACGTAATTTTTTCTGAAGGCTGTCATCTTCCAGGGCCAGGATGCGGATAGCAAGCAAAGCGGCGTTTCTAGCCCCCGCCTTGCCCACGGCCATTGTGGCAACAGGTACGCCGCCGGGCATTTGCGCAATAGATAATAGTGCGTCTATCCCGCCGAGCGCTGTTGCATCTATTGGTATCCCGATTACCGGGAGGAGTGACTGGGAGGCAATAACACCGGCCAGATGAGCCGCCGCTCCGGCGCCGACAATGATAATCTTGATGCCCCTCTGGGATGCCTTCTTCGCAAAGGAGGCTGTCCTTTCCGGCGAACGATGGGCTGATGTCAAAAAGACCTCGTGGGGAATTCCAAAGTCTTCAAGAATCTTGATGGTTTCGCTCATGATGGGAAAGTCGGAGTCACTCCCCATAACTACACTGACGATAGGCGCTAATAGTTCTTTCATATCGTTGTTCTCCCATTTAGCAGCACAAAAGATCCAAGGATTCGAGGGTTCAAAGATTTGTTTCTAAGCATTTCACTCGAATCCTTGATCCCTTCAATCCTTCTATCCATAGTTCAATGCTTGAAGTGCCTCGTTTCCGTAAAGATCATTGCCATGCCATGCTCATCCGCTGCCCTGATGACTTCTGCATCCCTGACAGAGCCGCCGGGCTGGATAATTGCGGTAATACCCGCTTCTGCTGCCATATCAATGCCGTCTCTGAATGGGAAGAAGGCATCGGACGCCAAAACACAGCCTTTTGTAGGCAGATTGGATTTCATCGTGGCGATTTTTACGGAGTCCACACGGCTCATCTGTCCTGCACCAACGCCGACCAGTTGGTCTCTTGTCGCATAGACAATGGCGTTTGATTTAACATGCTTCACTACCCGCCATGCGAAGTCTAATGCCTGGTATTCTTCTTCCGCAGGAGGCCTTTTTGTGACGACACGTGCTTTTTTTATGTCAAAATCGTCGATGTCCCTATCCTGAACGAGAAGCCCTCCTACGACCCGCCGGAAGTCATAACCTGCGGGGCGGGCTCCGGTCGAGGGAATTTCCAAAAGCCTCACGTTCTTTTTGGAACTCAATACAGCTTTCGCTTCTTCATCAAAGCCTGGGGCAATAATAACCTCCAGAAAAATTTTGGTCATTTCTTCAGCCATTTTTTTGTCCACCGGCCGGTTCACGGCAACGATTCCCCCGAAAGCAGAAACGGGATCCGTTTCCATTGCCTTTCTGTAGGCTGTGGAGATATCGCTATCAGAGGTGGCTGCACCGCAAGGGTTGGCGTGCTTGACAATGACGGTTGCCGGTAATTCAAAATCAGACACCATCTGCCACGCCGCATCGCTGTCCATAATGTTGTTATAAGACAATTCTTTTCCCTGAAGCTGACGCGCACCTGAGACAGCAGATATTGGCTGATCTGTTTCCCGGTAAAAAGCAGCGTGCTGATGGGGGTTCTCTCCGTAACGGAGATCCTGTGCTTTGACAAACTGAACGGTATACGTTTCAGGGAATGTTCTTTTTGCTCCTTCCTTGCTTATGCCGCTGAGATAATTGGAAATGGCAGCGTCGTATCTGGCCGTCAATTGAAAGGCTTTCGTCGCGAGAGTAAAGTTTGTACTCTCCGAGATCTTCCCTCCCGTGCTTTTCATCTCCTCCAGAATGGTAGAGTAGTCGCCAGGATCGGTAACAACGCTGACATACCGGTAATTCTTCGCCGCTGCCCGCAACATGGCAGGACCGCCGATGTCAATGTTTTCAATAGCCTCGTCGAAAGTACAATCTTTTTTTGCCACCGTATCTTCGAACCGGTAGAGGTTGATCACAATCATGTCAATCATATCGATATGGTGCTCCATTGCCGCTTTCATGTGCTCTTCATTGTTCCGTAATGCCAGAAGGCCGCCATGAATCTTTGGATGAAGCGTCTTAAGACGTCCGTCCATCATTTCCGGGAAGCCGGTATAATCAGAGACGTCCGTCACTTTTATGCCGCCTGCTCTTAGCTGGGAAGCAGTCCCACCGGTAGAGAGGATCTCTAAAGTAAAGCCCTTAAGCCCCCGTGCGAACTCGATGAGTCCTTTTTTATCGGTAACGCTGATAAGTATTCTTTTGATGGTATTCATATTCATTTTCTTTTCCTGTGAATGTTTTGGAGGATCATACAACTTCACCCCCTGATTAGCTGCATGTGGCGGATTCTTTTTTCGATGAGCGGTTTCGTGCCGATGTCAGGTCTGTGGTCAACGGGGCCCTTGATCGCAGATACCGCTTTTTCAGCTATTTGTTCCGCTTCGCCGAGACTATCTGCGATGCCGACTACACCGATTGCCCGGGATGTGCTCATATACAATCCATCTGCCCTTTTATCAACTGATGCATAGTACAGACGAGCTTTCCCAACATCGCCCATCTCAATTTTTGCCGATGTCGATTGGGCATCAGGATGGTCTTTGGGGAGACCGTATCCCTTCGGGACGATGTATTTACATACCGATGCCTTTTTCTCAAATTCGATGTTCAATCTATCCAGGGTTCCTTCAAGGATTGCCCTGCAGACATCGACGAAATCCGTTTTTAACAGGGGGAGTGTGTTCATTGCCTCAGGGTCGCCGAAGCGGGCGTTGTATTCCAGCAGCTTGATACCGGATTTCGTGATGATGAATCCGCCATACATGATCCCTTTGTAATATTCGCCCGTCTCTTTGTAAATTGCCTCTGCAACCTTCTGCGTAATCGCCAGACCTTCTGCGACGGCCTCCTGATCCATAAAAGGCAAGGCATGATCTTCACAGGAATACGAACCCATCCCTCCCGTATTTGGGCCCTTATCGTCGACAAACCGTCTCTTGTGATCCTGAACAGGAGGAGTTGCAACCACGGTTTTACCGTCGCTCAGACACTGCAGAGAGAATTCCTCGCCTTCCAGTCTTTCGTCAATGATGACACTCGGATGCTCGGTTAAAACCTGCTTGCAGTAGAGAAGTGCCTCTTCCTTGCTCTGAAAGTGATCTCCCTGAACCATGACACCTTTGCCGCCCGTCAGTCCATCCGGTTTTACAACGATGCCGTCAAGTTCATCGAGGAAGTCTTCTATTCCTTCTATGGATGTAAAAATTTTAAATTTTGGGTTTCCCGGTATGTTATATTTACTGAGAATATTTCTCGTGAAGGATTTTGAGGTCTCAAGACGGGCCAGGCTTTTCGTTGGACCTACAGAAGGAACGCCGGCCTCTTTCAAGGAATCAACAACTCCATTATTCAGAGGGTCTTCCGGTCCGATGATGGCGAAATCCACGCGGCACTCTTTTGCAAAGGCATTGACGGCAGCCATGTCACTGTAGCTTCCAATAAAGACTTTTTCTGAGAGGGATGTAATGCCCGGGTTGTTGGCTTTCATGAAGGAAAAGAGTCTGGGCTGATGCTTCGATTGTACAATTGCCTCAGCAATGGCGTGTTCACGGGCACCGTTTCCGATTAAAAGTACGTTCATCATGACGTTTCTCCTCATACAATGTATTACGGCAGGGTTTATAGCCTTTTCTTAAATCTTATGTTACATTAATTCTGAAACTTCCATCCTTTTTTTACTCCTCAATATCGGAAAAAATCATCCGAGTCAAACAAATCTGATCACGCATTTACATTAATAATTTGTCTTTACCACTTAAAATTTGATAAAGTACAATATATGCCGTCTTCAGGATTCAAGGGGTCAAGGAATCAAGGATTCGAGTGAATGTGAAGGGATGCTCAAGGCACTTGAAAAATAGTTGAAAAACAACCACCTGAACCCTGGAAACCTTGAATTCTCGAACCCTTTTTCAATTAAATAAGAGGAGAACTTTAGATCAAAATTGGATTACCTGATTACTTTAAAAATTGTATTGCTTGTTATTCTTTTTCTTTTGTCGGGATTTTTCTCCTGTTCAGAGGCCGCTCTTTTTTCACTTACTCCTCTTCATCTGCATAAGATGCAGGAAGAGAGATTCCCCTTTCTGTCTTCCATCCGCAGCTTGTTGAATTATCCTAAGAGGTTACTGATTACCCTCATCGTGGGGAACGAGGCCGTGAATATCGTCCTTTCCGTGCTGACGGCTTCTTTGTTCATCCAGTGGCTGGGGAACGACGGCCAGTGGGTGTCTATTGCCTTCACGACCATATTGCTTCTCATTTTTGGTGAAGCCGTTCCAAAAACCTTTGGCGTGACCTATCCGATACGCCTCTCTTTTGCAGCGGCGCCGTTTATTGCCATAGTATCATGGGTTGAGCGTCCCGTCGTTTGGATTCTGGAAACGGTGTCGGCCCTCATAGTATCACTATTTCCCAGCGGACATTCGCGGGAAAGGGCTGCTGTAACAGAGGATGAATTCAGGACCCTTGTTGACACAGGTGAAAAAGAAGGGTCCATCGAGCCATCTCAGCGTGATCTCATTCACGGGGTATTTGAACTGGGAGATAAACCGGTTTCTGAGGTCATGATCCCCCGGGTCGATATGTTTTGCCTTCCCGCTTCTTTAAGAATTGAAGATATGGAAAGGGAAGTCATCAAGGCCCGCCATGAACGGATTCCGGTTTATGGAACAGACCGTGATGATATTCGGGGCATTCTCTTTGCCAAAGAACTTTTACACCGCATGGCGAACGTTGGAAAGACAAGACAAATAGAGAAACTGCTGCGAAAAGCGTATTTTGTGCCGGAAGAGAGAAGCGCCGCAGCGATGCTGCGCGATTTTCAGACGATGAAAATCCAGATGGCAATTGTTGTGGATGAATATGGCGGCGTTTCCGGTCTAGTAACCCTGGAAGATATCCTTGAAGACCTGTTTGAAGACATCTACGATAACTATGGTCTAAAGACAAACCTTTGGCAGAGGATTGACGAACAAACATTCCTCGTTTCGGGAAAGATGTCGATGGAAGAGTTCAGTAAACTGACTGGTCTTGTCCTTTCCACGGAGGATTTCGACACGGTAGGCGGCTTTGTCTTTCATCTCTTTGGGAAATTGCCATCAAAGGGGGAAAGTGTCTGCTTTGAAAATTATGCATTTAGAGTGGAGAAGATGGGCGGCACGAGAATTCTGATACTGAGGGTCGAGAGAAAAGAGAAAACGCTTGATGGATAACATGGTCACGTTTATAGTCATCTTGCTGTGTTTATGCCTGGAAGGTTTGTACTCCGGGGGAGAGATTGCATTTATCTCCTCGGATATAAACCGTATCCGGTACAAGGCGAAGAAGGGTTCCCGATCCGCCCGGCTTGCCTTAAAACTTCTTGAATCGCCTGAATGGTTTTTAGCCACCACCCTGACGGGGACCAATGTGTCTATCGTGACCAGCACAACCTTGGCAACGGCCCTTTTCATCACCATGCTGGGTACAGCCCGGGGCGAAATGGCTTCTATGCTGGTCATGGTTCCCACACTGCTGCTGATGATTGTATCAAGAAGTCTCTTCCGGCAGCATGCGGAAACGATGGCTATAAAACTTGCCCACTTTATCTGGTATTCGTCCTTTCTCTTCTTCCCGGTGGTATATCTCGTTGCGAAGCTCTCCCGGGGGACGTTAAAAATATCTACCGGTGAGGCCGGTCATCCATACTCATATGTTACGAAAAATGGATTGAAATATATTCTTGAAAAGCAGGGAGTAAACACCGATATTCTGAGTGTGGAAAAAGACATGGTTAGGAACATCATTGATTTTTCTGATGTAACGGTTGGCAGAATCATGGTTCCTCTATCAAAAATGATTTCCCTCCCCGTGACGGCAACATTACAGGAAGCTACAAAGCTTGCAGCAGAAAAAAATTATCTGCGCATTCCCGTTTATCGTGATCAGATTTTTAATATCATAGGCATTTTGCATTATTTCGATCTTCTGGAAAATCTGCGTGAACAGGTGGCAACTCGGTCAAATGTTTCAGAAAATGAAACGATAGCATGTTGCTTGAAACCGGTGGTCTTTTATGTTCCGGAAACGAAAATCGCCAAGGATTTGCTGATTGAATTACATGTCCGGGGTGAGCGGATGGCCGTCGTCGTTGACGAATATGGAGGAGCTGTGGGTATTGTGACGGTAGAGGATATATTGGAAGAGGTTGTGGGGGAAATTGACGATGAATATGATACGGGTGAAAAATTGTATAAAAAGATAGGCCCGGGGAAATATCTCTTCAATGCCCAGATACATATTGACAAAGTGAAACAGGTTACTGCAGTTGAAATTCCTGAAGGTGATTATGAAACCCTTGGTGGTTTCTTGCTTTATGAGATGGGAAAGATACCCAAAAGGAGGGATGCATTAAGACATGGGAACATCCTTTTTGTAATAGAAGATGCAGACGCAAAATCCATCAAAGAGGTTTTAATTGAATTACCCCTCGATGTTGATATGGATGTCGAAAATTGAAACTAACAGTTAATAAAAAAAAGGTGAACTGGGTGAATGAATGAATGAATGTGAAAAAAGGAAGGTGAGTGCCATCATATTGGCTGCAGGAAAAGGGACAAGAATGAAGTCGGATATGGCGAAGGTTCTCCAGCCTCTCTGCGGTAAGCCTTTGCTGACGTATTCAGTCAATGTTGCAAGGGAAGTTGGCGTGGAAAAGATTGCGGTAATTATCGGTCATCAAGCGGATCTCGTCAGGGATGTTTTCAAGGATCAGGGGTTGATCTTTGTAGAGCAGCATGAGCAACTAGGAACAGGGCATGCTGTTCTTCAGGCGAAAGATACATTCCGTAATTATGATGGTACGATCCTTATTTTATGCGGTGATGTTCCGCTATTGCTGTCTTCGACAGCCAGGGCTCTCCTTGAAGATCATATTTATGAAAAATCGGTTGTTACGGTTCTGACAACCATCCTCGATGATCCCTACGGTTATGGACGAGTGATTAAGGCAGGGGGAGAAGGGGAGGTAGTGCGGATTGTAGAAGAAAAGGATGCGTTGACTGACGAGAAGACAATCAAGGAGATCAATACAGGTATATACTGTGTTGAGTGTAATTTCCTCTTCGAAGCGGTTGCAGAAATCGGCGATGAAAATGTTCAGAACGAATATTATCTTACGGATATCGTTGGCATCGCCTGGAAAAAGGGTTTCAAGAGCAGGTCATTCATCGCTGCAAATTCCGTTGAAGTAATGGGTATTAACACGCTTGGTGATCTCGGAAGGGCATCTGAACGTTTGATGATATGCAAGTAAAAATTGGAAATTTGACTCTAAAAAATAACGTTTTTTTAGCACCCATGGCGGGCATTACAAATCTGCCGTTCCGGACTCTCGTGAGAGAATTCGGATGCGCATTAGCATTTACAGAGATGATCAGTGCCAATGGCCTCATCAGACGGACGGAGAAGAGTTATCGCTATCTTGATTCCTCACCGAAGGACAAGCCTTTAGGCGTCCAGATCTTCGGATCCGATCCGGTTGTTCTTTCAGAAGCGGCAAGAATAGTTACAGATCAGGGTGCCGATCTATTGGATATAAACATGGGCTGTCCTGTAAAAAAGGTCGTTAAGACGGGTGCCGGAGCAGCTCTGATGAAGGAACCTGGAAAGGTGTGTCTCATCCTTCAAGCAGTACGAAAGGCGACATCATTACCGTTAACTGTAAAAATTCGCTCAGGATGGAGTCAGGGTGAAATGAAAGCGCTGGAGATTGCTCATATAGCTGAAGATTGTGGAGTAAATGCAGTGATCCTGCATCCCCGCACAGCTGATCAGGGATTCAGTGGGGCGGCAGACTGGGGTATTATTGAGGCTGTAAAAAAGAACGTGTACATTCCTGTAATAGGAAGTGGGGATATAGGAAGTCCCGAGGGTGCTTGCAGAATGATAACCACAACCGGTTCCGATGGTGTGATGGTGGGAAGGGGGGCGCTTGGAAATCCTTGGATTATAAGAGATATCGTATCATATTGTGAGGATTGGAAGAATTCGCGGACGCCGCTCCCCTCAGAGAGAGAGGATGTTATAAGGCATCATATGGACATGGAAATAAAATACTCAGGGGAAAGTCTCGGTGTCAGGAATTTCCGGAAACACCTTCTCTGGTATACAAAGGGATTAAGAGGTGGCTCTCTATTCAGAGAAATGGTGGGTAGGATATATGATAAGAATACAATATTAGATGTAATTCACCGTTTTTTGCACTCAGTCGTTTGAGGTCCTGATTGACCCATAATGGAGTAAAATAAGCGCTTGACTTTTATAGGCTGAATTGGCATAATTTAACCGAATTCATGATATAAAACTGAACGAAGGTTTCTTTGATAATCAGAATTTGGTTGCTCTTACAAAAATTACTCGTGTGCTTTCAAAATAAATTAATTGTAAGAAGCGCGATCAAGAAACGTAAAACGTATGAAGGACATGGTGAGTTGTGGAACTTGTTAAATTTGAAGAATTAGAAAGCAAAATCAAGAATCTTATCGAAGAACATACATTGTTGAAAAAAAAGAATCATGAGTTAGAAGAACTTCTTAAAACGAAAGGACGGGAGTTAGAAGAGGCGAACAATAAAATAGGGGGATTAAACGAGGGAAGGAATATAATACGCACGAAGGTGGACTCGCTGCTTGATTTGCTTCAGGATATCAATGTACCATAATTAGTAATTAGTATTAGGGTCGTGCATTTGGAAAAACATTTTAATATCAATATACTGGGGCAGGAATTGTCAGTTTTAACTGATTCAGGGGATGAACATGTAGCACGGGTTGTCAAGTATGTCAATGACAAGGTAGAAGAGGTAGGAAAAACATCAAATAATATTAATACTTTGAATATTGTCATACTTGTCGCTTTAAACATTGCAGACGAATATTTTAAATTTAAGGGAGTCAAAGAAGATATTTGTAATCAACTAGAGGGTAGATCTGAGGAATTGCTTAATCTTATTAATGAGATAAGATAAAATATAAATTAGTATCCCCTGCGATGTGCGTGATTAACATTCGTTTTTTGAGCCAACACCTTGGAACCGGGGGCCTTTCCTTGTTAGCGGTGTGCATGTCTGCCGGCATCCCGTGAGAACGGGGGTGGAAAGCCTGAAGCAACAATAGGGTGCCCACCTTGTCAAAAGGTTCAAAAAGGTGGTTAACACGGCATAGGCGGGGGTTTTGTTGTGTAACAGTACGGGGTTCCAATGGGTCAATTCTCATAGCCGCGCAGTCATTCAAATTCCTTCCGTCATAGTCCCATTAGTTTAATTCCATTTCGTACAATGAACGTTATATCCATTACTGGCCTTGGATATTCTGTTCAATATCATAAAGATTAGGGAGGTAAAAGGCTTTGATATATAACAGTTTAATTATATTGATTATATTCGGTTCTTTGGCTTTAGGTGCAGTGTTGGGATATGCTCTGAGACAAAAACTTTCCAAGAAAAAACTGGAATCTTCAGAAAACCTCTCGGCGAGAATTATCGATGAGGCAAAAAAGGAAGCAGAAACAATAAAAAAAGAGGCATTACTTCAGGCTAAAGAAAATCTTCTCAAAACGAAAACCGAATTCGAAAAAGATACAAAGGAAAGGAAACTGGAACTCGACAATCTGGAAAGAAGGTTACGTTCCAAAGAAGAAAACATTGATAGAAGGATAGACTTGTTGTCTCAGAAAGAAACGAGTATTGAAAACAGGGAGAAAGGTCTGATTAACAAGGAATCGCAGATTAATGAGAAGCACGACAGATTAAATCGTATGCTTGAAGAGCAGAAAGAAAAGCTTGAGAAGATTGCAGGCATTTCCTCTGAAGAAGCAAAAAATTATCTTATCCAGTCCATGGAAGCTGTGGCAAAGCGGGAAGCAGCTATGACCATAAGAAAGATAGAGGAAGAAACAAAACGGACTGCTGATAAAAGTGCTCGGGAAATAATCACCTACGCTATTCAAAGATATTCCAGTGAATATATTGCCGAAAATACGGTATCAGTAGTTAACCTTCCCAATGATGAAATGAAGGGGAGAATTATCGGGAGAGAAGGGAGGAATATTAGAGCAATAGAGGCTGCTACGGGGATAGATTTGATCGTTGATGATACACCTGAAGCGGTTGTCCTTTCAAGTTTTGATCCCGTCAGGCGTGAAGTAGCAAGAATATCCCTGGAAAGGTTGATTACAGACGGTAGAATTCATCCGGGGAGGATTGAGGATATAGTTAAAAAGGTTAAGACGGAAGTTGATACGATTATTGGTGAAACAGGAGAACGGACATCCTTTGATGTTGGGGTTCATGATCTTCATCCTGAAATCATTTATCTCCTTGGAAGTCTCAAGTATAGGACAAGTTTTTCACAGAATGTCCTTCAGCATTCTGTAGAGGTTGCCCACCTGACCGGCATAATGGCTGCCGAGCTGAAAATGAATGTTAAAGAGGCAAAAAGGGCAGGGTTACTTCATGACATTGGAAAGGCAGTGGACCACAAGGTAGAAGGAACTCATGCGTCGATCGGGGCCGAT
Encoded proteins:
- a CDS encoding L-threonylcarbamoyladenylate synthase, with the translated sequence MPKILKINPQNPDISLIAEAVNILEGGGVVAYPTETFYGLGADCRNENAIEKIFLIKGRNIKNPLSVMIGDLGDLKDLVQEIPQCALLLMDKFWPGALTLVFTASQNVSPRITAGTGKIGIRISSHPIATALAKALRHPVTATSANPSGAGECTSTHEIIEFIGDRIDAVIDGGRAPGGKGSTIVDTTANPPVILREGAISNSLILNVLEYK
- the purE gene encoding 5-(carboxyamino)imidazole ribonucleotide mutase produces the protein MKELLAPIVSVVMGSDSDFPIMSETIKILEDFGIPHEVFLTSAHRSPERTASFAKKASQRGIKIIIVGAGAAAHLAGVIASQSLLPVIGIPIDATALGGIDALLSIAQMPGGVPVATMAVGKAGARNAALLAIRILALEDDSLQKKLRLFIQNMAREIEKKQENITSCRKS
- the purH gene encoding bifunctional phosphoribosylaminoimidazolecarboxamide formyltransferase/IMP cyclohydrolase, whose amino-acid sequence is MNTIKRILISVTDKKGLIEFARGLKGFTLEILSTGGTASQLRAGGIKVTDVSDYTGFPEMMDGRLKTLHPKIHGGLLALRNNEEHMKAAMEHHIDMIDMIVINLYRFEDTVAKKDCTFDEAIENIDIGGPAMLRAAAKNYRYVSVVTDPGDYSTILEEMKSTGGKISESTNFTLATKAFQLTARYDAAISNYLSGISKEGAKRTFPETYTVQFVKAQDLRYGENPHQHAAFYRETDQPISAVSGARQLQGKELSYNNIMDSDAAWQMVSDFELPATVIVKHANPCGAATSDSDISTAYRKAMETDPVSAFGGIVAVNRPVDKKMAEEMTKIFLEVIIAPGFDEEAKAVLSSKKNVRLLEIPSTGARPAGYDFRRVVGGLLVQDRDIDDFDIKKARVVTKRPPAEEEYQALDFAWRVVKHVKSNAIVYATRDQLVGVGAGQMSRVDSVKIATMKSNLPTKGCVLASDAFFPFRDGIDMAAEAGITAIIQPGGSVRDAEVIRAADEHGMAMIFTETRHFKH
- the purD gene encoding phosphoribosylamine--glycine ligase, with protein sequence MMNVLLIGNGAREHAIAEAIVQSKHQPRLFSFMKANNPGITSLSEKVFIGSYSDMAAVNAFAKECRVDFAIIGPEDPLNNGVVDSLKEAGVPSVGPTKSLARLETSKSFTRNILSKYNIPGNPKFKIFTSIEGIEDFLDELDGIVVKPDGLTGGKGVMVQGDHFQSKEEALLYCKQVLTEHPSVIIDERLEGEEFSLQCLSDGKTVVATPPVQDHKRRFVDDKGPNTGGMGSYSCEDHALPFMDQEAVAEGLAITQKVAEAIYKETGEYYKGIMYGGFIITKSGIKLLEYNARFGDPEAMNTLPLLKTDFVDVCRAILEGTLDRLNIEFEKKASVCKYIVPKGYGLPKDHPDAQSTSAKIEMGDVGKARLYYASVDKRADGLYMSTSRAIGVVGIADSLGEAEQIAEKAVSAIKGPVDHRPDIGTKPLIEKRIRHMQLIRG
- a CDS encoding hemolysin family protein; amino-acid sequence: MDYLITLKIVLLVILFLLSGFFSCSEAALFSLTPLHLHKMQEERFPFLSSIRSLLNYPKRLLITLIVGNEAVNIVLSVLTASLFIQWLGNDGQWVSIAFTTILLLIFGEAVPKTFGVTYPIRLSFAAAPFIAIVSWVERPVVWILETVSALIVSLFPSGHSRERAAVTEDEFRTLVDTGEKEGSIEPSQRDLIHGVFELGDKPVSEVMIPRVDMFCLPASLRIEDMEREVIKARHERIPVYGTDRDDIRGILFAKELLHRMANVGKTRQIEKLLRKAYFVPEERSAAAMLRDFQTMKIQMAIVVDEYGGVSGLVTLEDILEDLFEDIYDNYGLKTNLWQRIDEQTFLVSGKMSMEEFSKLTGLVLSTEDFDTVGGFVFHLFGKLPSKGESVCFENYAFRVEKMGGTRILILRVERKEKTLDG
- a CDS encoding hemolysin family protein gives rise to the protein MDNMVTFIVILLCLCLEGLYSGGEIAFISSDINRIRYKAKKGSRSARLALKLLESPEWFLATTLTGTNVSIVTSTTLATALFITMLGTARGEMASMLVMVPTLLLMIVSRSLFRQHAETMAIKLAHFIWYSSFLFFPVVYLVAKLSRGTLKISTGEAGHPYSYVTKNGLKYILEKQGVNTDILSVEKDMVRNIIDFSDVTVGRIMVPLSKMISLPVTATLQEATKLAAEKNYLRIPVYRDQIFNIIGILHYFDLLENLREQVATRSNVSENETIACCLKPVVFYVPETKIAKDLLIELHVRGERMAVVVDEYGGAVGIVTVEDILEEVVGEIDDEYDTGEKLYKKIGPGKYLFNAQIHIDKVKQVTAVEIPEGDYETLGGFLLYEMGKIPKRRDALRHGNILFVIEDADAKSIKEVLIELPLDVDMDVEN
- a CDS encoding NTP transferase domain-containing protein, yielding MNECEKRKVSAIILAAGKGTRMKSDMAKVLQPLCGKPLLTYSVNVAREVGVEKIAVIIGHQADLVRDVFKDQGLIFVEQHEQLGTGHAVLQAKDTFRNYDGTILILCGDVPLLLSSTARALLEDHIYEKSVVTVLTTILDDPYGYGRVIKAGGEGEVVRIVEEKDALTDEKTIKEINTGIYCVECNFLFEAVAEIGDENVQNEYYLTDIVGIAWKKGFKSRSFIAANSVEVMGINTLGDLGRASERLMICK
- the dusB gene encoding tRNA dihydrouridine synthase DusB, which produces MQVKIGNLTLKNNVFLAPMAGITNLPFRTLVREFGCALAFTEMISANGLIRRTEKSYRYLDSSPKDKPLGVQIFGSDPVVLSEAARIVTDQGADLLDINMGCPVKKVVKTGAGAALMKEPGKVCLILQAVRKATSLPLTVKIRSGWSQGEMKALEIAHIAEDCGVNAVILHPRTADQGFSGAADWGIIEAVKKNVYIPVIGSGDIGSPEGACRMITTTGSDGVMVGRGALGNPWIIRDIVSYCEDWKNSRTPLPSEREDVIRHHMDMEIKYSGESLGVRNFRKHLLWYTKGLRGGSLFREMVGRIYDKNTILDVIHRFLHSVV
- a CDS encoding cell division protein ZapB — protein: MELVKFEELESKIKNLIEEHTLLKKKNHELEELLKTKGRELEEANNKIGGLNEGRNIIRTKVDSLLDLLQDINVP
- a CDS encoding cell division protein ZapA; amino-acid sequence: MEKHFNINILGQELSVLTDSGDEHVARVVKYVNDKVEEVGKTSNNINTLNIVILVALNIADEYFKFKGVKEDICNQLEGRSEELLNLINEIR